The window GTCATGTTCGGCATCGTCCTCTACTATTCCGTGATTATCGCCTGGTGTGTCGACTATGTCTTCTACGCCTTCAAGCTCTCCTGGGGGAACGATCCGAACGCCTTCTTCTATAAATCCTTTCTTCATCTCAGCAAATCCCCCTCCGAAGTCGGGAGCATCCAGACCCCCATCCTGTGGGCGCTGGTATTCGTCTGGGGTATAAGCTGGGTGATCATTCAGCGGGGGGTCAGCCGGGGAATCGAACTGGCGAACCGGATCTTCATGCCTCTTCTCCTGATTTTGACCCTCTTCCTCGTTTTCTGGTCGGTCCGACTCGACGGCGCCTCCATCGGGATTGCCGCCTACCTCCACCCTGATTTTTCGAAGCTGGCGGAGCCGAAGGTCTGGATCAACGCCTACGGCCAGATCTTCTTCACCCTGAGCCTCGGTTTCGGCATCATGATCGCCTACGCCAGTTACCTCCCCTACAAGACCGATATTACCGGCAGCGCCGTGATTACGGCGCTCACGAATTGCGGTTTTTCGCTGATTGCCGGATTCGGCGTCTTCTCCGTCCTCGGTTTCATGTCCCGGAGCCAACACTTGCCCATCGACAAAGTCGTCACCAAGAGTATCGGGCTGGCCTTTGTCGCCTATCCCAAGGCGATCTCTCTCATGGGACCGGCCGGCCCGATCTTCGGCGCCGTCTTCTTTACCAGTCTTGTCGTCGCCGGGCTTTCTTCGGCCGTCTCCATTGTGGAGGCCTTTACCTCGGCCGTGGTGGACAAGTTCGGGATGAACCGGAAGGTTCTTGCCACCCTGCTTTCCATCACCGGTTTTCTGGGCGGGATCATCTTCACCACCCAGGGAGGACTCTTCTGGCTTGACATCGTTGATCACTTTCTCAATGCTTACGGACTCGTGGTCGTAGGACTTCTCGAATGCATCGTCGTCGGCTGGATCTTCCGGCTGGAGACGATCCGCAAGCACCTGAACAAGGTCTCAAATCTCCGCCTTGGCCTCTGGTGGAACTGGATGATCAAGTT is drawn from Deltaproteobacteria bacterium and contains these coding sequences:
- a CDS encoding sodium-dependent transporter, with the translated sequence MAPAPKSRGQWNSRTGFILAAIGSAVGLGNIWRFSYLAYDNGGGAFLIPYLIALVTAGIPLLILEFGIGHERIGSAPLAFAKLRKHWEWLGWWPVIFVMFGIVLYYSVIIAWCVDYVFYAFKLSWGNDPNAFFYKSFLHLSKSPSEVGSIQTPILWALVFVWGISWVIIQRGVSRGIELANRIFMPLLLILTLFLVFWSVRLDGASIGIAAYLHPDFSKLAEPKVWINAYGQIFFTLSLGFGIMIAYASYLPYKTDITGSAVITALTNCGFSLIAGFGVFSVLGFMSRSQHLPIDKVVTKSIGLAFVAYPKAISLMGPAGPIFGAVFFTSLVVAGLSSAVSIVEAFTSAVVDKFGMNRKVLATLLSITGFLGGIIFTTQGGLFWLDIVDHFLNAYGLVVVGLLECIVVGWIFRLETIRKHLNKVSNLRLGLWWNWMIKFLLPGVLTVIMINQLTEEVTKPYGDYSWASLISIGWNWVGITFLLSFIFAVQPWRTRANLEKGRSDGEPE